The genomic interval TGGTTCTGGGAGTCATATGAAATATCTGGGACCTTTTTATACAACAGCTCTTCTAATACTTACAGTCAGTTCTCAGATGCTCCCTGGGGTTCTCTCCTAAACATCCCTAGTCTCTTTACCTCTTCTATTTGTCACTAGAGTGACAAGGCTCTGGAGTCCCTTTTCCACATTGGTTTCTTTTCAGTGCACCCAAAAGAAATACTACTACTCCATGGCCGGCATGGAGTGAGGCAGTACTATCTCATTAGATTTGAGGAGAAAACTGCAACATACTTTTCAGCAACTACAGCTTTTTACCACTGTGAATTTACCAAAAACCCACAACATTTACCACTTGGGGGAAAAACTTTCTAAGAAGGTCGTAAAAATCTCTATGACctaaaatcaaattaaaagcaaaattccAAAATTAAATATACTTTACCTATGTTAAatggcttttttcttttgaattcaaATCTCTTATTGAAATGCACGCTTAGCAACTGATGATGATGAAGGGAAAAAACCTAATGTTTAGTAAGCAAGCTACTGCACTTGGTACTTTCATTTAATCCTGTCAACAACCCTGTAaaagtatatattattattatcatcatcatcatctccatTTATAGGTGAGAAAGTTGAGGCCCaggaaggttaaataacttgatcACAACCCATAAGTAGCGGAGCTAAGACTCAGACCTCTTCCTGTTCCACACTGCCTCCCACACATGTCTTTGTAGGAAGATTTAGAAAATTAGTGACAAGGCTGATCGTCTGTGTGGGTCGTGAAGGACACTGTGTGGCATCAGCTCTGACTGTGCTCCCTGGTTAAAGCGTAGCTCCAGCTTCCTCTACAGGGATACATACACAGAAGAGGGGTGGATCCTTGCTGTGGGGATGAAATCCTTTCTGGCGACAGGAAGAAATCTCCTCTAGTCCATGGTCAGTGAGTCTAAAGAATCCAGTTCTGAAATAAGAAAAAGCAGGTCCAGAATCAAGCAAAGGTGTCCCCCTCAATCACACACACATTGGGCAGGGCAGAACTCATTTTGAGACACCTTCAAAAGTCTGCTGGCCCACAGCTCTCTTCTCTGGTGAATGAATCAGAGAGTGATTCATCACTGCCACCACATCAGTTTTACTGGGAGAATTCATAGTAAATAACAgggtttaaaatgaaaaagttaatttTCAGAGATAATCTGTTAGATACTGAAATTCTCTAATCTGATATCAATCTCTTGAAATTCCTACTGATTCAAGTCAAACACTTCAAATTTCTAACATCTTTTTCTTATAAAAGCACCTACGTTATTGCTTGAATACTTTTGTAAACAAGCAGAATAGGTTTATCAGGCTATAGGACTTAAAAGGAAGACCTTTAGAAAAGCCAGTCAAATACCACAATCTATATATTAGATAGAGAACAAGGTCTTTAGAACGCAGAACATTTCCTCTGAAGCTTCTCCCCGGAACCACACCCCGTGTACTTACTCCTGGAATTTGGGGGAACAAACGATGGCTATCGACTCTGGCAACATCATCTGGTACGAGCAGTGAGTGTGTAggtcgacactggagaggaaggctGTCTGCGTGGGGTGAGtctgagaagagggaaaaaaagtctcAGTGAGAATACACAGGCAAGCCTAGCccatgaagaaagtgaaatgttagctgctcagtcatgtccaactctttgcaaccccatggactgcagcctgccaggctcctctgtccatggaatgctccaggcaagaatactggaatgggttgccatgcccttctccaagggatcttcctgacccagggatcgaacctggatctcccacactgtaggcagattctttaccttctgagccaccagggaagcccccctgccCCATGAAGGAAGGCAGAGCCAAATAATTCTCAATAACTTGCCATGATCTCCTTAAGTATAAAGTCATTAGCAGCCATGAGGAATATGCCTGAAGTTCCTAATAAGGAATGAACTTCCTTCCCTGCATTGTAAACAAATGTAATTTAACATGAGTATGTGCAGACTCCTAATTTCTAATTGACCATCAAGATCTATCTGGCTCCTCACAAGCTCTCTTGACACAATGAAAAAAGTCACCCATACTGGAATAGACGGTATGTGCTACCCAGTACTTCAACCTGGTAGAAGTCAAGGACTTAACAAACCACAGATGAATGATTCTTCTTCTTGACAAAGGGGTTTAAAAGTCAGGAACAAGTCAGGGGCTCCATAGGCAAAAGTGGCAAAAGCTGTCCTGTGGTTAAAGCATATCATTCAAGGATATGAGAGGCAGAGGATGACTGGGATTTCAGAGGGTGGTTAATCACAAGGACCCTGTCTTATCTGAGAAAAAGACCACGATGTTGACATTTGAAAGTAATCAGTTAAAGCACCATATAAATTTCATTCAGTTTAtctcatttgttttcagttttttaattttgttttttcggccatgccacatggcctgtgggattttagttcctcaacTAGGGAGGGAATCTGGGCCATGGCactgaaagtgccaagtcctaaccactgaaatTCTCCagttatttaatgttttattgaaCACTGTCTTTGTATACAAATGAACACTATATAATGACTTATCTCAGAGGGGGTATGATGTTAGATAACAagaatggaaaaaggaaagacCAAATATGACTCAAAAAGAACACCAATCTTTACTGACttaaaagcacagaaaataaatatgtgcACTTGACCAGTGTTTTTAACTCTGTTGTGCAAAAATGAAGCTCCTAAGGGAACTTGTCAAAAGCACAAGTTCCTGCACCCCACCCTGGAAATATCCatcctgagaaggaaaaaaaatattttttttaaagctcattaAATAATTCTTATGCGTAGCCTCATCCGAGAAGCATGACTGCACAAAACGCTGTGACCAGCTCACTGTGGAAGAAGTCTACAACACAGGAACAAGTCAGCTGAGTACTGACAGCAAATCCATACACACGTCTGCACGGGGCAGGGAAGGACTTCTATGATCACAGGGGAGAAGCAGTTTCTACCAATAAGAATACGATCCCACAGGCTTTTAGGAACATACGGCCTGTGTCAACACCTTTCATCCCATGGTTACAGCTTGAAATTTTAACTGAGAACAAACAAGGTCTACACAAGTTGATGAAGGTCTCCAACCTAAAGTTGGGTTAGCCAGAAAGATGATATAAAGACATATAGCAGGGCCTCAATAAATAACTGTAAACCAAAAAATCCTGTTTGAACTTGTGCTCCCCTCTAACTACTatgccttctctccttcccttcacagTTGAGTTTCTTGAAAAAAAGTTATGCCCACTGTGCCCACATGCTGGAGACAGAGGAaggcatttttatgaaaaaaaacaaaaagaatataccAAAGGAACAGAAATGAGTGAGAAAAGTGAATGCTGAGGGCAGCCTGGGTGTTCAGATGAGCAGAGTGTCCAGCTAAGGTAGGGCTGAGACAAGGTGAAGGAGTGCCTTGAATACTGAGTTGGGGGTTACACAATAGTTGGCGATAAACACAACCATACAAAGTTTCTGACGaggggggcttcctggtggctcagtggtaaagaatctgcctgccaatgccggagtagtgggttcagtcactgttctgggaagatcccacatgcaattAAGCACAtgcaccaaaactactgagcctgcgctctagggcCTGGCAgccgaaactactgagcccacgtgccccagctACAAGCGAAGCCGCCGCAGGGAGAAGCCACGCACCGCAGCCAGCgcgcagcccctgctcgccacatcTAGAGgagagcctgcacagcaacgaaggcccagcacagccgaaaaaatGCAAAGATTCTGACCAGGAACCTGATTCACAGCTGGCATGGTACAGAAGAACGGACCTTTGGTATTCTCCTCTTGCCAACTTTAAGATCTGAGCAAACATTACTGTCTGTTTTGGTTTGCTCTTCATCCCAAGTTAGGAAGAAATGGTACAGGAATATCATGGGGGAATAAAAGCTGGAATACTATCCATTTAAGTTCTAAATCTCTTCCTAGCTAGGCCCTCACtgatattaaaaatacttttactcACTTGTGGCTAAGATGTACCTAAAGTCTAAACAGTAATGATTCCCAACTTTGTCTCATCTTGTCCAGTTCTTAAActctcctgtctcctcctgctgGGGCAATGGACCTAGATTTCAACCCTGAAAGATCGTCTAAAATGAGTTCCCTCAACATCTCCAATTATAACCTTGAAAATCTCTCTGTAactttcttccttcatttctgttGTAGAGGAGTGTTTCCCTCCTAATATGAAGATGACACCCTCTTTGTACTTTTGACTTAATTCCTTCCTACCTCCACATTATCTTGTCTCTCCTGTCCTTTTACCCCTCATTCACAGGTTCCACTATAGTTCACCCACTCACTGGGCTTAAAAACATGCTCAGACAACTATACATAAGAATGCAGATGAACCTTAAAGACACTGAGCAAAAGAAGCTGAAGACAAAAGAATACGTTATATAATTCTATTTAAGTAAAGttcaacaagggcttccctggtggcgcataggttcaggaagatccctggaggaggaaatggcaaaccactccagtattcttgctaggagaagcccatggacagaagggcctggtgggttacagtccatggggtcacaaagaactggacgcgcctgagcacacacgcacacatgtaaAGTTCAAACCCAGAAAAAGTAAACTATTGAGTTTAGGGACACACCCTAAGGTAGCAAAGCTATAAAGCAAGCaaagaatttcaaaagaaatCAAGAGAGGGATTACCTGTACCAGAGAGGAAGGGTGACTGGGCAGGAGCATGGGGGAGGAGTATGTTTCTGGCAATGCTCTATTTCTTAACCTAGGTaatgtgtacacatatatttttgtttaatgatTCATTAAAGTgtacatttaatttatataacacttttttatatatatttcaaatataaagtttcaagaaaataaaaataaaaacaacacattTTCACACACTAAACCATAAATCAAGCAAAGTTTCTCTCACCCTGGCTGTTCCTTAAGCCACTATTcaatctctttcctttcctctagtTAGTGCTAACCTCTCCAAAAAATCAGTGTACACTTCACTATCACCACAACCTCAATACCCATTACTTCTTAAACCTTTTAAATCTATTCCCACCACTGCTTAAAACCCACTAAACTGAGGTCATCAATGACTCAGCAAGTCCAATCGGCTCATATAAGTATTCATCATTCTGGAGCTCTCTGCAGCATGTGACACAGTGAACACCCTGAAGTTTCTTTCTGAGACATTCCTCCTCCTTTGGCACCTATGCCTCAACACTACCTCACCTTTCTCTGACATCTCTGTGCTTCATGGCTAACTACTCCCTATGCTCCCCTAGGTGGCCTGGCCTTCAGCTGCAAGTTAATTTCTTCTTGTTCTCCATCCTCCCCCAGTTCCAAAGTCTCCAAGGTCAGCTCTACATAAAGGTCTCCTGGTTCTCTTTCCCACCTTGACCTTGTTTCCAAGTTCAAATTGCCCGATAACTACCTCTACTGACATAatgtcttgaaaaagaaaaaagtcaaagtcagtcgtgtccgactctttgtgaccccatggactgcagccctccaggctcctctgtccatgggattctcccagcaagaatacaggagtgggttgccattcccttctccaggggaccttcccgactcagggatcaaacccaggtctcccacactgcaggcagattctttaccacctgagccaccaggaaaacccaatgTCTTACCAGTATCTTAAATTCAATATACTCAGAACTGAAGACAACATCTGCCCCACTTCCAAGTAAGTTCTCTTGCTGGAACCTCTGTTTTTCCTTATGAGATGATTGATCACTGCCACTTCCATGAGTCAGGCCTGAAATTTCTAAGTCATCACATTTACTCATCATCCTCTCTGACTCATTCCCCACATCCTCTGAAATCCtacatttgtctctttttttcccaaatgcaCTGCCATCACCCTGGTTCTCTTCATTATTACATGTTAATCATCACATTAACCTCTTAAATGAGCTCCCTGCCTCATCCTACTCACTAAGAAGCAGACCTATCCTGCCTGTCCACCCAAAATACCACTCCTAATGTGTTATGTGAAAACTTACCTATCACTGTTTCCTGATATGAACTCTAAGCCCCAGAAAACTTGACCACTCAATGCTCCAGGATTCCAGTCTACCTATTTCACTGCTGTCCCCTCCATATGCAACCCTCCCTTGGCACCCCCTGCCACATATCTAGTACATCACCCCTGCTGTGATCCTTCCCTCCTCTAAATTCTACAGGGCATCTCTTAAGGCACCAGGCACATTCTGCTTCACATAAGGAGTTAACGACTTGTCTATATGTCAATCTCCTCTATTAGACTAAAACCATATCTTACTCAAATTGTATCCCCTGGTGGATAAGACACAAGTTTTCTATCCCCCATGTATCTATAATGGGGGATACACAATAGCAAGTATTTACAAAAGGACAGAGGCACATGGGACTGCCTCACAAGTCAGTATTTCCCCAATGCCAATATACAAGTATGTGCAATCTTCCCAAATCCAGAAATAAGCTGCCTTGTTTGTGTGGAACCCTGTTACACAATGTAAAAAACGGCTTGGTCTATGAGAATGAGgggttgaaaaagaataaaaagaaaaattaaaatgtaatcttTAGGGATGGAATTATATTTTACCTGAATATTACTAGAAGGCTGTTAACATATGCAGATACgtaaacattttctattttgataGCCCCTCTGATTTACATAAAGGTTTACATATAggttgttttgggcttccctggaggctcaagtggtaaagaatctgtctgcaatgcgggagacctgggttcgatccctgggtcgggaagatcccctggagaagggaatggctacccactccagtatttgcgcctgaagaattccatggacagaggagcctggcaggctacagtccgtggagttgcaaagagtcagacacgactgagcaactaacattttcactttctttcataggtTGTTTTAAGAAAGATGAAATGCAAGTATCTGTGTTAACTTCCTTGGttcattttaaatactttgaCTTGTACACCTTTCAGGAACATCATTCGTATGAAGTAAGGCATAACCTCTATGGTCAAGGCTCACATACACTCTCAGCTAGCATCCTATCAACATTCATGGTCACAGGGAAATTGGGACTTTGGAGGAAGaatttcatttctattaaaaaattattttaattaaaaagtcctgggcttccccggtggcccagtggaagaatctgcctgccaatgcaggggagatgggttcgatcccagatCTGGGAAGAcgtgcagggcaactaagcctgtgtgccaccactactgagcttCAGTGCTGCTACTACCGAAGCCCATGTACTCAGTGCCCAGGCTccacagagaagccaccacagggagaagcccatgcaccataactaaagaaagcctgtgtgcagcgatgaggacccagcacagtcaaaaataaatatatacatctcttaaaaatataataaatcacAACATCTTTTAGAAACGAAAAGCCCCAGAAATCAATACTGGAGTGCAAGCAGTTAAGTATGCTAAGGAAGTCAAGTCTGTACCCAACAGAGGGAAATACAACCATCTAAACAGTCTGGATACAACTCactcttcttcaaggaaagaacaAGTAGTGCGTCTGTAACATCATGTGAGATGAAGCCCCGGAGGGCACAGCACTGCTTACATGAATCCAGCCCAGTGTGATGAGACCCTGCTGATCCTGTATGAGGAAAAGCTCTTCTTCACTCTCGGTGTTGCAATAATCAGACCCAGCACTTTGCTTGGGGATGAGAACATGGGTAATGGTAAATTcgttcctcatctgtcaaattaGAAAACAGCTCGTCACAATTCCCCCGTACGTAGGCAACTCTCTCTGTCACAGCAGTGGAAAGTTAAATTTCCATACAAGCAAAGGCCCTTCTCCCTGCCTGAGTCTTCTTCATGAGGTGAGTCCCTCATGTCAGTCTTGCTCACAACTCTTACTGTACACTGCCTGGGGCCCTCTGCAAGGCCAAGAtgcccacagccctgtgggaatttCCTGCTGCAGCCAAACAGGTCTACTCATGAATCTTAAGAAGCTCTGGGTATAGTactatttctcttcctttattcACATCTAGAGTAGTTTCCTTTTACTATTTCTCTAAGCCCTTCCCCACCTTTAAGGCTCAGTTTAAGTCTATTCcactttactcatttatttatttagcagttAGTAATCAGTTCTTTAAGCACCTCCATTTAATGATCCTTCTTTCCCCATAATTCCTAGTGCTTTTATTGTACATGCTAGTCAACAAACTATCTTTTGGTGTTTATCTCCCATCTCTCTAAAGTGCTTGGGTACTTTTTGTGGACAGATGCTATCTGccttatatatttcatattctgaTGATTTACCACAAAGCAGGTGTTCAAAAGCTGAACAAGGGATCTTCCTACGAAGTTTAGAATTAAGCATTTCTTATTACCAGCATTAAAATTCTCAGTTACcttcaagggactctgaaaatTAATCAAATCCAGGGCCACTGAATTCAAGGTGACACTGCATTTTGCTGCCCATGGCTCCTTCAGGAGAGGGGTCTCTACAAAGAGTAACTGACCCTGGATATCTCTCTGAGAGTCATAGGAGGCCAAGGGTGAAGAAACAGTCTAAGCtctagaaagcattttttttttttttttttttaccagttttcCACAGAGAATCCCACATGTCTCCACTCCCCGGTCAGTGTTGGCACTGGCCAACTGGAGAAACTGTGGGCAGAGCTTCCCAGGCACCACCACATGGCGCAATCCATCAATTGTAGGAGCtgtaagggagagagaaaaaaatctaagaCCGTGGGGCACAGCCTCCCCAAGCAGACCTCAGAGTtggcagccctaggaaagcaATGCCAAATCAGTGGGGTCCCCACAACTGCAGGTAGTAAGTGGGGATCTCATCCTAATGGCAGAAGAGAAAGGGCTGCAAAGGCTCTTCTCCAACCTCTGACCATAGCCATTGGGAGTATGTTGtttcaagaaaagagaagaggcttTAATCATTCAAGTGAAGGCAAAGAGAAACTACTACTTAAGTTTCTGAGCTATTCAGGAATAACAGTGAGAGGCAACCCTGCCAAGTACATGGGGAGAAATCCTGAAAGCTTCAGAGTCTAACACCTCTTGCCCACTCTTACCTTGTCCTTTTAAGTAGATCTTCTGCAAAGCTGAATtccttacatgactacttgaaagaTGATTCCTAAAAGATCTATTCTAATCGTCAAGGCATACTCATCATTTTGCTGCTACTGTTATTTTCTTGGGTAACCATTCATTGGTGAGGTGAGGAAAGACTTAATAGTTTTATGGCTAGACTGAAATACCACTGACTACACAGAATATTTACCTTGACTAAACTCCTTACCAATTAGGAACATTTGCAAGGCAAACACAGTTcagtagcttttattttttagtcaGTTGTTGAATTTTAAAGTGTTACTGTAAATCTCAAATTTCCTTTACAAAAGGTTAACACTGGTCTCTAGTTCACTGAACATTTCAAATCTCTATATAACCCTTAAAAGCTGAGAGTGAGTCTGACTTTCAAGAATTTTATTAGCTCTTCAGGAAATCAACCTAGCCCAGGTGAATTATATGACTTAAGCAACTTTATAATAcagctgtcacagagcacagTATGATAATATTGATCAAGTGGATTTCTGTGACCAGAGCCTAATGAGTGGGATCACGGAGGTAGCTGTCCGCTGAATCCCTTGGAATGACACCCTATTTGGCTGCAGCTGAGACGGAAGAGGATTCGAGCGAATGAATTCACTACCTTCCAAGTTGTTCAGTGCTCCAGGTTTCAAGGATCTGTCCACTACCGGTGGCCTGGCAAGCCTCACAGCTGCATTACAGTCTGAAGGCAGTGTGGATACAGCAGGCACCGTGGGGAATACATCTAGGGAGGGCTTCTCCAAGTCGGGCACCAGTGGGCCACCCAGGCCAGGGTCCACCTTCCCAAACTCCCGCACAATCTTCAGTCGCTCCTTTTCTAGCTCCTGGTTCCGGATCATCTCCTCGAAGGCATGGAACTGCTCctgctccagctgctgctgcttctgctgtgccaccctctgtctttccttttccagCTCTTCCTGCATGGCCACATTTCGGGCAAATTCTTCTGCTTCCTTCTTCTACAAAGCACAAATAGCAGTTAACAATAACACTTCACACTCAAGTAACTTCACACCTTAGGAGGACAAAGCTTTTTAGCAGGGAGACTGCTCCCAAATGTTCTGGCCTGATTTCCAAACACAGAATTCAGGCTTCCCTCAGTGCCTCTACACCCACAGAACAGTTATCCCTAATGGATCTAAGCACCGTACACCTATCCTTTAAGGACATTAAAGTCCTGATCCTCTCAGTACCCTTTCCCAATAACTCTAACTAACGTATTTTCTTCTCTACCAAAATCTTAATGCAGCATATTGCCGCACATGCATATCATATACAATCTTAGTCCCTAGGTGTGCCACGTATACATTCCGTATCCCAAGTAGGGCTGTGAAAAGGAACCAGATCCAAACTTATAAACGCCATGTAGGGGGTCTGTATTGAATTTTAACCCTGAATGAAGCCTCTGAAATTCTTCTGGTGATTAGTAAAATACAGACTGACATTTTGAACTATTAAGAAACATCAAGTAACAGTTTCCTTCATGAAGATTTTCACTCACTAGGTACCTTAGAAATATACAGCTGTTTCCTCTCAGCTGATTTTCAACATCAGAGTCCAGAATAGAGTTCAGTAGCATGTACAAAGAGTGCGCAAGTGCCTGCAGTGTGTGTTCCCACCTGGCACACACCAGGGACACTGTCTCAGAGCTTCTCACATGCTCTAACTGACTCTTCCTAAAAAGAAGTCATCTGAAAATATTAACAGCTTGAAAAAATTTGATTATTATAAACAGGTATAATCTGTTTTGGATATAATCAAATGTGAATCAAATCCCCAAATTCTCTGATCTAAAAACGCTATACTTTCGTGAGAACTTTCTTTGTTCTTAGGTTCTAGCTCTAGACATAACAGACAAGCAATAGATTTTCTGTCCCTCAAGTCATCCTCTTAGATAAAGGGGTTAATCTATATTCGAATCCTCAGCCTCAACACTTTTTTCTGGATTttgccaaaaatataaaatatcacaaTGAAATCAAAAGATCCGCTGGAATACCTACTAGATTCCTAGAACACAGCCTAAGAAaccaaaataatttcctttttttgctaATCCATACTCactttttcttcattatattctaaatattctttGGTATATCGTTTTAACAGTTCTGCCTTCAGTTCTTCTGCTTTGGGAAACGCAATCTCCTTTAATTTCTGGGATACAAAATCAAAATCTGAGAGTTAGGACAATGGTCGCCAATTaagtagaaaagtaaaaagaCTTAAGTCAAGTTGGCAATGGCAACAACACTTccaaaaacatttaaatgatGTAATAAAAATTA from Budorcas taxicolor isolate Tak-1 chromosome 11, Takin1.1, whole genome shotgun sequence carries:
- the STAMBP gene encoding STAM-binding protein — its product is MSDHGDVSLPPEDRVRALSHRGSAVEINEDIPPRRYFRSGVEIIRMASVYCEEGNIEYAFILYNKYITLFIEKLPKHRDYKSAVIPEKKDTVKKLKEIAFPKAEELKAELLKRYTKEYLEYNEEKKKEAEEFARNVAMQEELEKERQRVAQQKQQQLEQEQFHAFEEMIRNQELEKERLKIVREFGKVDPGLGGPLVPDLEKPSLDVFPTVPAVSTLPSDCNAAVRLARPPVVDRSLKPGALNNLEAPTIDGLRHVVVPGKLCPQFLQLASANTDRGVETCGILCGKLMRNEFTITHVLIPKQSAGSDYCNTESEEELFLIQDQQGLITLGWIHTHPTQTAFLSSVDLHTHCSYQMMLPESIAIVCSPKFQETGFFRLTDHGLEEISSCRQKGFHPHSKDPPLFCSCNHVTVVDRAVTVTDLR